A stretch of DNA from Microlunatus sp. Gsoil 973:
GGACAAGCACCGCGCCCACGCCGAGGCCGACGGCAGTTGGCAGCGCCGCCGTCTGGAACGTGCCCGGTCGGAGGTCGAATCGCTGACCCTCCTCCTGCTGCGCCGCCGGATGCACGACGACCACCGGACGGTGCTGGACGATCTTGCCGAGGCCGTACGCGACGGTCGGGTCGATTCGTTCACCGCAGCCGACCGGGTGCTCGGCGACGTCACCGACCCGAAGGCCTAGCCGGACCTTAGTTTTTCGTGAAAGAAGCCTGGATCGGGTCGGTTCCGGCGCGCCCAGCACGCTGGCGGGGTTGATGCGCGGTAGAAAAGGCTGGGAGTGTGCTGTTGACTCCCGCAGAGCTGACAGACCAGGAGGAGTTCGCGATGAGATGGATCAAGCGCATCGTTGTGGTGCTTGTCGTGGTCTTCGCACTCTTCTACCTCTTCACCCGGCCGGCGGATGCCGCCGACGCCGTGAAGAGTGCTTTCGGGGCGGTCGGAAACGGACTGGACGCCGTGGTCACCTTCTTCACCTCGTTGACCTCCTGACCGGGCCGCGATGGCCGGGCTCTGGCGTACGGCGTTCGACCCGAGGGTCAGCGACCATCTGATCTCGGATGAGGGCGAGATCGTCGTCGACGAGGTGCGACGACACCCGATGGCCTTCCTCGGTCCCGGAGTGATCAGCTTCTTCGGCGTACTGATCATGATCAGTACGATCTGGGTTCCGGTCGCCGTCGCCTGGCTGCCGATGATCATCGGGCTGCTCTTGGTGATCACCGGCGGATTCAAGATGCTGGCCGCGCACATGGACCGCTTCGTGATCACCAACATGCGGGTCTTCCGGGTCCACGGGATCTTCTCCCAGCACACCGCGACGATGCCGATGTCAAGGATCCTGGACATCTCCGTGCACAAGCCGTTCCTTGGCCGGATCCTCAACTACGGCCACTTCGTCTTCGAGTCGGCCGCGGAGAACCAGGGACTGCGCGACATCCGCTTCGTCGCGCGCCCGGACCAACGCGACCTGACGATCCAGCGGGTGATCCAACGCTCCGGCCTGCGGACGAGCATGCGGCCCCTCGGCGGTTATCCATCGGCCCACAGCAGTCCGGCGACACCCGACGTCCCGGGCCGGGAGATCGGGCCCGATGCCGACGATGCGGCCCGCGGTGACGGGATCGGCGATGATGAGGTGAGCAACCAGCCGGGTGAC
This window harbors:
- a CDS encoding PH domain-containing protein, giving the protein MAGLWRTAFDPRVSDHLISDEGEIVVDEVRRHPMAFLGPGVISFFGVLIMISTIWVPVAVAWLPMIIGLLLVITGGFKMLAAHMDRFVITNMRVFRVHGIFSQHTATMPMSRILDISVHKPFLGRILNYGHFVFESAAENQGLRDIRFVARPDQRDLTIQRVIQRSGLRTSMRPLGGYPSAHSSPATPDVPGREIGPDADDAARGDGIGDDEVSNQPGDPITGEQVAGRQLSDEEWLAGGWSERDAADYRSSAPDTQGASHDGLRDNDRS